A genomic window from Cupriavidus metallidurans CH34 includes:
- a CDS encoding outer membrane protein assembly factor BamE — MSSNYARAASYGIALALLTGCAAYDRGSLSLAHAITPYQITIEQGNFVSREAVAQLRPGMTRDQVSFLLGTPLLTDVFHADRWDYVFTFRRGRRDIVQQRRLTAYFAGDRLLRFDSDPMPSEKELIAEIDGVRRGKVLPSANASSPTNAAEHQPPEPTA, encoded by the coding sequence ATGTCCTCCAACTACGCTCGCGCCGCGTCCTATGGGATCGCATTGGCTCTGCTCACCGGCTGCGCCGCCTATGACCGCGGCTCACTCTCTTTGGCACACGCCATCACGCCCTATCAGATCACTATCGAACAGGGCAACTTTGTGTCGCGTGAGGCGGTCGCCCAGCTCAGGCCCGGCATGACCCGGGATCAGGTGAGCTTCCTGCTTGGCACGCCTTTGCTGACCGATGTCTTCCATGCAGATCGCTGGGACTATGTTTTCACCTTCCGGCGTGGTCGTCGCGATATCGTGCAGCAACGACGACTGACCGCATACTTCGCGGGCGACAGACTCCTGCGCTTTGACAGTGATCCGATGCCCAGTGAAAAGGAACTGATCGCCGAGATCGATGGCGTGCGGCGCGGAAAGGTTTTGCCAAGCGCGAACGCGAGTTCGCCCACCAACGCCGCCGAGCACCAACCTCCTGAGCCAACAGCATGA